In the genome of Candidatus Krumholzibacteriia bacterium, one region contains:
- a CDS encoding type II secretion system F family protein translates to MSTTFVWKGRTPAGEILSGELAAENKQELINQLRRRRILITSVAPKTAANKEIRLRKPRVTTKELSVFTRQFATMINAGLPLVQCLNILAQQADNPFFKRKITEVMTDVETGMTLAEAMAKHPNIFSRLYANMVEAGESGGVLDNIFARLAVYLEKAEALKRKVKGAMTYPAIVCFVAVGATTFMLLFIIPTFAKMFSDFGGELPTPTKIVLGLSHFMRSWWWLMAGAVVGAVLGVKSYYKKPQGRRTLDRLMLRSPVLGNVIRKASVARFTRTLGTLISSGVPILEGLEITARTAGNAVVEEAILKTRGSISEGNTISEPLKSCDVFPPMVTQMVAVGEETGALDEMLSKIADFYEAEVDAAVEAMTAVIEPAMIIIMGVLVGGMLVAMYLPMFKLVSVISGS, encoded by the coding sequence ATGTCGACGACGTTTGTGTGGAAAGGCCGCACCCCAGCCGGGGAGATCCTCAGCGGGGAGCTGGCGGCGGAGAACAAGCAGGAACTCATCAACCAGCTGCGTCGGCGGCGCATCCTCATCACCTCGGTGGCGCCGAAGACGGCAGCGAACAAAGAGATCCGCCTGCGCAAGCCGCGGGTCACCACCAAGGAGCTCAGCGTCTTCACCCGCCAGTTCGCCACCATGATCAACGCCGGACTGCCGCTGGTGCAGTGCCTGAACATCCTGGCGCAGCAGGCGGACAATCCGTTCTTCAAGAGGAAGATCACGGAGGTCATGACCGACGTGGAGACCGGCATGACCCTGGCGGAAGCGATGGCTAAGCATCCCAATATCTTTTCCCGCCTGTACGCGAACATGGTGGAGGCCGGCGAGTCCGGCGGCGTGCTGGACAACATCTTCGCGCGCCTGGCGGTGTACCTGGAGAAGGCCGAGGCCCTGAAGCGCAAGGTGAAGGGTGCCATGACCTATCCGGCCATCGTCTGCTTCGTCGCCGTGGGGGCCACGACCTTCATGCTCCTCTTCATCATCCCCACCTTCGCGAAGATGTTCTCGGACTTCGGCGGCGAGCTGCCGACGCCCACGAAGATCGTGCTCGGTCTCTCGCACTTCATGCGCAGCTGGTGGTGGCTGATGGCGGGAGCGGTGGTCGGCGCCGTCCTGGGGGTCAAGTCCTACTACAAGAAGCCACAGGGCCGGCGCACCTTGGACCGGCTGATGCTTCGCTCTCCGGTGCTGGGCAACGTCATCCGCAAGGCCTCCGTGGCCCGCTTCACCCGCACTCTGGGGACGTTGATCAGCTCCGGCGTACCCATCCTGGAGGGTCTGGAGATCACGGCGCGCACCGCGGGCAACGCCGTGGTGGAAGAGGCCATCCTCAAGACGCGGGGCAGCATCAGCGAGGGCAACACCATCTCGGAGCCCTTGAAGAGCTGCGATGTATTCCCGCCCATGGTGACCCAGATGGTGGCGGTGGGCGAGGAGACCGGGGCCCTGGACGAGATGCTGAGCAAGATCGCCGACTTCTACGAGGCCGAGGTGGACGCCGCTGTCGAAGCCATGACCGCGGTGATCGAGCCGGCCATGATCATCATCATGGGCGTCCTCGTGGGCGGCATGCTCGTGGCCATGTATCTGCCGATGTTCAAGCTGGTGTCGGTGATTTCCGGGTCCTAG
- a CDS encoding ATP-binding protein has protein sequence MVWLGGATVLACGAALLAALQGHALAAALATCVSLCGAALVIVRYEAARRALLQHQNDTESVLRCLSSGLLTVDLQERLLHWNPAAERILGLQSGELRGGTLSQVFAERAPLLYERLRRTLQDGSEIHRYEFQLTQPDGPPRPIGLSTSALHTPVGERSGILANFQDLSEVRRMQERVRRADRLAAVGQLAASIAHEVRNPLAAIANSVDMLRDELPVQGQQRKLMDLVVKESERLNRILDDFLEYASSRPLDVQVVPATTALEDVVTLLRHHPDIGAEIRIELQDRTEGATLLCIDAEQMKQVYVNLALNAFEAMQHQGTLTILVESAGGDDDDAPSVRLRFLDTGPGIDPQQADFIFEPFHTTKPEGTGLGLSIASKIVESHGGRLEGANRAGGGAEFTIELPAVTGARAPAPGTPAALPGREPRQKPKSSEASAWSQVTEESRNVR, from the coding sequence GTGGTGTGGTTGGGTGGAGCGACGGTGCTGGCCTGCGGCGCGGCCTTGCTGGCGGCGTTGCAGGGCCACGCTCTGGCGGCGGCGCTGGCGACCTGCGTCAGCCTGTGCGGCGCGGCGCTGGTGATCGTGCGCTACGAGGCGGCGCGACGGGCGTTGTTGCAGCACCAGAACGACACAGAATCCGTACTGCGCTGTCTTTCCAGCGGCCTCCTCACCGTGGACTTGCAGGAACGCCTGCTGCACTGGAACCCGGCCGCCGAGCGCATCCTGGGACTGCAGTCCGGCGAGCTTCGCGGCGGCACCTTGAGTCAGGTTTTCGCCGAGCGCGCCCCGCTGCTCTACGAGCGGCTGCGCCGCACGTTGCAGGATGGCTCCGAGATCCATCGCTACGAGTTCCAGCTCACGCAGCCGGACGGACCGCCACGCCCCATCGGCCTGTCGACCTCGGCGCTGCACACGCCGGTAGGAGAGCGCAGCGGCATCCTCGCCAACTTCCAGGACCTCTCGGAAGTGCGGCGCATGCAGGAGCGCGTGCGCCGCGCCGATCGGCTGGCGGCGGTGGGGCAGCTGGCGGCGAGCATCGCCCACGAGGTGCGCAACCCGCTGGCAGCCATCGCCAACAGCGTCGACATGCTGCGCGACGAGCTGCCGGTGCAGGGACAGCAGCGCAAGCTCATGGATCTGGTGGTGAAGGAGAGCGAGCGTCTCAACCGCATCCTCGACGACTTCCTGGAGTACGCCAGCTCCCGGCCCCTGGACGTGCAGGTGGTGCCTGCCACCACCGCTTTGGAGGATGTGGTGACGCTGCTGCGGCACCATCCGGACATCGGCGCGGAGATCCGCATCGAGCTGCAGGACCGCACCGAGGGCGCGACGCTGCTCTGCATCGACGCGGAGCAGATGAAGCAGGTGTACGTGAACCTGGCGCTCAATGCCTTCGAGGCCATGCAACACCAGGGCACCCTCACCATCCTGGTGGAGTCCGCCGGTGGCGACGACGATGACGCTCCCAGCGTGCGCCTGCGCTTCCTGGACACCGGGCCCGGCATCGACCCACAGCAGGCGGACTTCATCTTCGAGCCCTTCCACACCACCAAGCCCGAAGGCACCGGTCTCGGGCTGTCCATCGCCAGCAAGATCGTCGAGAGCCACGGGGGCCGGCTGGAAGGAGCCAATCGCGCCGGCGGCGGCGCCGAGTTCACCATCGAGCTCCCGGCGGTAACGGGAGCGCGAGCGCCGGCGCCGGGGACGCCGGCGGCATTGCCGGGCCGCGAGCCCCGGCAGAAACCCAAGTCGTCCGAGGCGAGTGCATGGAGTCAGGTCACGGAGGAGAGCAGGAATGTCCGGTGA
- a CDS encoding sigma-54 dependent transcriptional regulator, with protein MSGEKILIVDDEQSMCQYLTIMLQKEGYEVVGVLRGVDALREAKARKFDLVITDIKMREMDGIQVLAGLKAIDPELPVIIMTAYASQKSAIDAVNKGAFHYLIKHAKNDEIKMVVRNAIEMRRVRREVPASGRPGVRKESMSDPRMIIGKGPAMQRVFQLVEKVAITDSTILIHGESGTGKELIARAIHFRSTRASGPFVSINCGALPESLLESELFGHVKGSFTGAIKDKEGLFKVATAGTFLLDEIGETTPAIQVKLLRVLQEKEIIPVGGTSPIKIDVRVIAATNRELDEEVEHGRFRADLYYRLNVIPVKLPSLRERREDIPLLVYHFLRKSRPNYADVTQAISKEALQFLVDYDWPGNVRELENIIERSVILQAGEVLQVDDLPEVVRINRRPGASRRLFEGTNVTLEELEREYLVTVLNETGWQKKKASSILGINASTLYRKIQRYGLDKERAREDKEKEHEE; from the coding sequence ATGTCCGGTGAGAAGATCCTGATCGTCGATGACGAGCAGAGCATGTGCCAGTACCTGACGATCATGCTCCAGAAGGAGGGCTACGAAGTCGTCGGGGTCCTGCGCGGCGTGGACGCATTGCGCGAGGCCAAGGCCCGCAAGTTCGACCTGGTGATCACGGACATCAAGATGCGCGAGATGGACGGCATCCAGGTCCTCGCCGGTCTGAAGGCCATCGACCCGGAGCTCCCGGTCATCATCATGACGGCGTACGCCTCGCAGAAGAGCGCCATCGACGCGGTCAACAAGGGAGCCTTCCACTACCTGATCAAGCACGCCAAGAACGACGAGATCAAGATGGTGGTGCGCAACGCCATCGAGATGCGGCGGGTGCGCCGCGAGGTACCTGCTTCGGGGCGTCCTGGAGTGCGCAAGGAGAGCATGAGCGATCCGCGCATGATCATCGGCAAGGGGCCAGCCATGCAGCGCGTCTTTCAGCTGGTGGAGAAGGTGGCGATCACGGACAGCACCATCCTCATCCACGGCGAGAGCGGCACCGGCAAGGAGCTGATCGCCCGGGCCATCCACTTCCGCTCCACCCGGGCCTCCGGTCCCTTCGTGAGCATCAACTGCGGTGCCCTGCCGGAGAGCCTGCTCGAGTCCGAGCTCTTCGGCCACGTGAAGGGCAGCTTCACCGGCGCCATCAAGGACAAGGAAGGCCTGTTCAAGGTGGCCACCGCCGGCACCTTCCTCCTCGACGAGATCGGCGAGACCACCCCGGCCATCCAGGTGAAGTTGCTACGCGTGCTGCAGGAGAAGGAGATCATCCCGGTGGGTGGTACCAGCCCGATCAAGATCGACGTGCGCGTGATCGCCGCCACCAACCGCGAGCTGGATGAGGAGGTGGAGCACGGCCGCTTCCGCGCCGACCTCTACTACCGGCTCAACGTCATTCCAGTGAAGCTGCCGTCCCTGCGCGAGCGCCGCGAGGACATCCCGCTCCTGGTCTACCACTTCCTGCGCAAGAGCCGGCCGAACTACGCCGACGTCACCCAGGCCATCAGCAAAGAGGCGCTGCAATTCCTGGTGGACTACGACTGGCCGGGCAACGTCCGGGAGCTGGAAAACATCATCGAGCGCTCCGTGATCCTCCAGGCGGGGGAGGTGCTGCAGGTGGATGACCTGCCGGAGGTGGTGCGCATCAACCGCCGTCCGGGGGCCTCCCGACGGCTCTTCGAGGGGACCAACGTCACCCTGGAAGAGCTGGAGAGGGAATACCTGGTCACCGTGCTCAACGAGACCGGCTGGCAGAAGAAGAAGGCCAGCTCGATCCTGGGGATCAACGCTTCCACGCTCTACCGCAAGATCCAGCGCTACGGCCTGGACAAGGAAAGGGCGCGAGAAGACAAGGAAAAGGAACATGAGGAGTGA
- a CDS encoding type II secretion system protein, translating to MRGRAGFTLIELMFVVVIISTLMAIAYPAFYRMRERAKEAGVKSNAHTVQLAAEDFAAQNSGIYAVDDTSALPTGDTLADLVVPSVSNPFDNTDATPVTWTGPADAEGRVGYDSSLDPGVGYVIDGQGEGGIVIFTLTNGL from the coding sequence ATGCGCGGGCGAGCCGGCTTCACGCTCATCGAACTCATGTTCGTGGTCGTGATCATTTCCACTCTCATGGCCATCGCCTACCCAGCGTTTTACCGCATGCGGGAGCGCGCCAAGGAAGCCGGGGTCAAGTCAAACGCCCACACCGTGCAGCTGGCGGCCGAGGATTTCGCGGCGCAGAACTCCGGCATCTACGCCGTCGACGATACCTCCGCGCTGCCCACCGGCGACACCCTCGCCGACCTCGTGGTGCCGTCCGTCTCCAACCCCTTCGACAACACCGACGCGACACCGGTAACCTGGACCGGACCGGCCGATGCGGAGGGGCGCGTAGGTTACGACAGCTCCCTCGATCCTGGGGTGGGCTACGTCATCGACGGGCAGGGCGAAGGGGGCATCGTGATCTTCACCCTCACCAACGGACTCTGA
- a CDS encoding ABC transporter ATP-binding protein has product MLLRLENIHKSFATGFLMQRRQVLRGLELAVQAGEAYALLGANGAGKSTTLRVLLGLARPDLGNGTLFGKPLGERAARRQLGYLPENPSFHEQLTAVEFLRCCGGLLGLRGTALVQRIDALLERVELQGARGTRLRKLSKGMLQRLGLAQALLGDPELLVLDEPMSGLDPPGRKLVRDLILEQRQAGKTVLFSTHILADVETVCTRAGILRDGRLETELRLEDLSRLRAESVELTLSGLEERDVRRLGLLARSALRAGSHVIFTVGPGEVQELVHAALEAGGRVESLVPRRVSLEDIYLEVSRRAEAPAAAPLPSPQSVRSGGEP; this is encoded by the coding sequence ATGCTGCTGCGCCTCGAGAACATCCACAAGTCCTTCGCCACGGGCTTCCTCATGCAGCGCCGCCAGGTGCTGCGGGGCCTCGAGCTGGCCGTCCAGGCGGGGGAAGCGTATGCACTCCTGGGGGCCAACGGCGCCGGGAAATCGACCACGCTGCGCGTCCTCCTCGGATTGGCGCGGCCCGATCTCGGCAACGGCACGCTGTTCGGCAAGCCCCTCGGGGAGCGCGCCGCGCGCCGCCAGCTGGGCTACTTGCCCGAGAACCCGAGCTTCCACGAGCAATTGACCGCGGTGGAGTTCCTGCGTTGTTGTGGCGGCCTCCTCGGGCTGCGCGGAACAGCGCTCGTGCAGCGCATCGACGCCCTCCTCGAGCGGGTCGAGCTGCAAGGGGCGCGTGGGACGCGGCTGCGCAAGCTGTCCAAGGGCATGCTGCAGCGCCTCGGTCTCGCGCAAGCGCTCCTCGGCGATCCGGAGCTCCTCGTGCTCGACGAGCCCATGTCCGGACTCGACCCACCGGGGCGGAAACTGGTGCGCGACCTCATCCTGGAACAGCGGCAGGCAGGAAAGACGGTGCTCTTTTCCACCCACATCCTGGCAGACGTCGAGACGGTGTGCACCCGTGCCGGCATCCTGCGCGACGGGCGCTTGGAGACCGAGCTCCGCCTCGAGGATCTGAGCCGACTGCGGGCGGAGAGCGTCGAGCTCACCCTTTCCGGCCTGGAGGAGCGCGACGTGCGCCGGCTGGGTCTGCTGGCGCGGAGTGCGCTGCGGGCCGGGAGCCACGTGATCTTCACGGTCGGACCGGGGGAGGTGCAGGAGCTCGTGCATGCCGCCCTGGAAGCGGGAGGCAGGGTCGAATCCCTGGTGCCGCGGCGCGTCTCGCTGGAAGACATCTATCTGGAGGTTTCGCGCCGGGCCGAAGCGCCGGCGGCGGCTCCGCTGCCATCGCCCCAGTCGGTGCGATCGGGAGGCGAGCCCTGA
- a CDS encoding ABC transporter permease — protein sequence MLERVGTVARWTLIELLRERVLYVVLLFTAVLVGSSTVLTPLAPGAQKKVVVDLGLAAIDTLGILVILLSGTSLVRREMDRRSLDVLLTKPLTRLEYLAGKWLGLVGTLGVLTVAMTAILALGLEVCGFGWHARYFTAILGSALSMLVMASIAVLFSTFTSPTLGSIFTLALFVGGNLSTGMLRAVQAAGGNRLLEWISLGLPSLGLFNLRGAAVHGTGVPRDQFVVAGCYAALYVMTALVLAAHIFRRRDFR from the coding sequence ATGCTGGAGAGGGTGGGCACGGTCGCGCGCTGGACCCTGATCGAGCTGCTGCGGGAACGGGTGCTCTATGTGGTGCTCCTCTTCACTGCTGTCCTCGTCGGCAGCTCCACGGTGCTGACGCCGCTGGCGCCGGGGGCGCAGAAGAAAGTCGTCGTCGATCTCGGGCTCGCCGCCATCGACACCCTGGGGATCCTGGTCATCCTGCTCTCCGGGACCTCGCTGGTACGGCGCGAGATGGACCGCCGCAGCTTGGACGTCCTCCTCACCAAGCCGCTCACGCGCCTCGAGTACCTGGCGGGCAAGTGGCTGGGCCTGGTGGGCACGCTCGGGGTGCTCACCGTGGCGATGACTGCGATTTTGGCGCTCGGCCTCGAGGTCTGCGGTTTCGGCTGGCACGCGCGCTACTTCACCGCCATCCTGGGTTCCGCTCTGTCCATGCTGGTCATGGCGAGCATCGCCGTGCTCTTCTCCACCTTCACCTCCCCGACGCTGGGATCGATCTTCACCCTCGCTCTCTTCGTGGGCGGGAACCTGAGCACCGGGATGCTGCGCGCCGTCCAGGCCGCCGGCGGCAACCGGCTCCTCGAATGGATCAGCCTGGGGCTCCCCAGTCTGGGTCTGTTCAACTTGCGCGGCGCCGCCGTGCACGGCACCGGCGTGCCCAGGGATCAATTCGTCGTCGCCGGTTGCTACGCCGCGCTCTACGTGATGACGGCGCTGGTGCTTGCAGCCCACATCTTCCGGCGACGGGACTTCCGATGA
- a CDS encoding prepilin peptidase has translation MNPVIVAAAVLGLVCGSFLNVLIHRLPRDESPWRGRSRCPQCRRTVRWFENVPVLSFLFLRGRCAGCHQRISWRYPLVEIASAALAWGCAAHFDGLGAAGAYYLFLAALLAIACIDWQHMIIPDELSLGVLLVGLVLAPTVLPLGLLQALLGVGAGAGFIWLVAAAYKATRGVEGMGFGDVKLAGMIGAFLGPFHVLFTIFLAALLGSLYGAVLLSRGGTRKSMLAFGTFLAASAALSLFVGDHLAGWYLALGRRH, from the coding sequence GTGAATCCCGTGATCGTCGCTGCCGCGGTCCTGGGTCTCGTGTGCGGCAGCTTCCTCAACGTCCTCATCCACCGCCTGCCGCGTGACGAGTCGCCCTGGCGCGGCCGCTCACGCTGCCCGCAGTGCCGGCGCACGGTGCGCTGGTTCGAGAACGTGCCGGTGCTGTCCTTTCTCTTCCTGCGTGGCCGCTGCGCCGGTTGCCACCAGCGCATCTCTTGGCGCTACCCGCTGGTGGAGATCGCCTCGGCGGCACTGGCGTGGGGCTGCGCCGCCCACTTCGACGGCCTCGGTGCAGCCGGCGCGTACTATCTCTTCCTCGCCGCCTTGCTCGCCATCGCGTGCATCGACTGGCAGCACATGATCATTCCTGACGAGCTCTCCCTTGGGGTGTTGCTCGTCGGCTTGGTGCTGGCGCCCACGGTGCTGCCTCTCGGTCTGCTGCAGGCGTTGCTCGGCGTCGGCGCCGGGGCCGGCTTCATCTGGCTGGTGGCGGCGGCGTACAAGGCGACCCGGGGCGTGGAAGGCATGGGCTTCGGCGACGTCAAGCTGGCCGGCATGATCGGCGCCTTCCTCGGACCGTTCCATGTGCTCTTCACCATTTTCCTGGCGGCGCTCCTCGGCTCGCTCTATGGCGCCGTTCTCCTCTCCCGGGGCGGCACACGTAAGAGCATGCTCGCCTTCGGCACCTTCCTCGCGGCCAGCGCCGCGCTCTCGCTCTTCGTCGGGGACCACCTCGCCGGCTGGTACCTCGCTCTCGGCCGCCGCCACTAG
- the pilM gene encoding type IV pilus assembly protein PilM — MRISFARARKSSIGLDIGSSLVKIVELDFSRSQPGLSKLGVVPLPPEAIVDGEVMDRLLVVDAIRECAAQAGVRGGEVVTAVSGRALIVKKVLMDKMDQADAREAIFWEAEQHVPFDIEDVSLDFQILDEGGAGNQMQVLLVAAKKELIHQHADLVREAGLEPRIIDLDAFAVQNCYESNYGPEPRKVVGLVNIGAEVTNLNIVQGGAPQFTRDLSVGRSRFVEEVQREFNIGQDEASRLLTQARPDGVSEDTMRTVVARAAEELSGGLERSFSYLKSAEGGAQLDTVFLSGGGSQMPLLRQHLAERHQVPVEVLDPLRSVAFEPELFSEQPPEELAPLLAVGVGLALRRVE; from the coding sequence ATGCGAATCTCGTTTGCACGCGCGCGTAAGAGCTCCATCGGTCTCGACATCGGCTCGAGCCTGGTGAAGATCGTGGAACTCGACTTCAGCCGTTCGCAGCCGGGGCTGAGCAAGCTCGGCGTGGTGCCCCTGCCCCCGGAGGCGATCGTCGACGGCGAGGTCATGGACCGCCTGCTGGTGGTCGACGCCATCCGCGAGTGTGCCGCGCAAGCGGGCGTCCGCGGCGGTGAAGTGGTCACCGCGGTGAGCGGGCGGGCCCTCATCGTCAAGAAAGTCCTCATGGACAAGATGGACCAGGCGGATGCACGCGAAGCCATCTTCTGGGAAGCCGAGCAGCACGTCCCCTTCGACATCGAAGACGTCAGCCTGGACTTTCAAATCCTCGACGAGGGTGGTGCGGGCAACCAGATGCAAGTGCTCCTCGTGGCGGCAAAGAAGGAGCTCATCCACCAACACGCCGATCTGGTGCGCGAGGCCGGTCTGGAGCCGCGCATCATCGATCTCGACGCGTTCGCGGTGCAGAACTGCTACGAGAGCAACTATGGACCCGAGCCGCGCAAGGTCGTCGGGCTGGTGAACATCGGCGCCGAGGTGACCAACCTCAACATCGTGCAAGGCGGCGCGCCGCAGTTCACCCGCGACCTCTCGGTGGGGCGCTCGCGCTTCGTCGAGGAGGTGCAGCGCGAGTTCAACATCGGCCAGGACGAGGCCTCGCGCCTGCTCACGCAGGCGCGTCCCGACGGCGTGTCGGAAGACACCATGCGCACGGTCGTCGCCCGGGCGGCGGAAGAGCTCTCCGGTGGTCTGGAGCGCTCCTTCTCCTACCTGAAGAGCGCCGAGGGCGGCGCCCAACTGGACACGGTGTTCCTCTCCGGCGGCGGCTCCCAGATGCCCTTGCTCCGCCAGCACCTGGCCGAGCGCCACCAAGTGCCGGTGGAGGTCCTCGACCCGTTGCGGAGCGTCGCCTTCGAGCCGGAATTGTTCTCCGAACAGCCCCCGGAGGAGCTCGCTCCGCTCCTGGCCGTGGGCGTCGGATTGGCCCTGCGCAGGGTGGAGTAG
- a CDS encoding PilN domain-containing protein produces MIRINLLPREERPKRRTLPTIQIPRLGTVAPFAALGVIALAVVTAATVQSRQLAKLQGDVAAARAETERYKPQLEKIRDITQKREEVRTRLDIIARLDRDRYYRVQLLDEVSQALPDNMWLSELSELGDRRFKLDGVTFSNFIVARFMEDLESAEHWQEVDLDVTQKGEMEDLEVVKFSLVSNAQPTPVLPTALEAPSPQLSSAQP; encoded by the coding sequence GTGATCCGGATCAACTTGCTTCCCCGGGAAGAACGTCCGAAGCGTCGGACGCTGCCGACCATCCAGATCCCGCGCCTGGGCACCGTCGCCCCCTTCGCGGCGCTGGGTGTGATCGCACTTGCCGTCGTCACCGCGGCGACGGTGCAGAGCCGCCAGCTTGCCAAGCTGCAGGGTGACGTCGCCGCGGCCCGCGCCGAGACAGAGCGCTACAAGCCGCAGCTGGAAAAGATCCGCGACATCACCCAGAAGCGCGAAGAGGTGCGTACCCGCCTGGACATCATCGCCCGGCTGGACCGCGATCGCTACTACCGCGTGCAGCTGCTGGACGAGGTCAGCCAGGCGCTACCGGACAACATGTGGCTGTCGGAGCTCTCGGAGCTCGGCGACCGGCGCTTCAAGCTCGATGGTGTCACCTTCTCCAACTTCATCGTGGCGCGATTCATGGAGGATCTGGAGAGCGCGGAGCACTGGCAGGAAGTGGATCTGGACGTGACCCAGAAGGGCGAAATGGAGGACCTCGAGGTCGTGAAGTTCAGCCTCGTCTCCAACGCCCAGCCCACGCCGGTGCTGCCCACGGCCCTCGAGGCCCCGAGCCCGCAGCTCTCCAGCGCGCAACCCTAA
- the pilO gene encoding type 4a pilus biogenesis protein PilO, with protein sequence MSLRDPRTQKIAICSAVSVAVLWGFFVADFLPFGYRRRAAEVTRLRGEYESVAAELEKARRTVATLPQLEREHAELQRRWEEAQQLLPTDKEMARLLMQITQAGEEVGVEFELFKPGSPRPQEFFNENPVEMQVACGYHQLGVFLSRLANLSRLVNVSELHLKGHDSKTREQLKSTGREDETLIATFMATAYSLRDMSAEPVAAAPATGGRNGKAVTPTEDAAPKAARKGRPTRAVGPAKNAAAAASKRGK encoded by the coding sequence ATGTCGCTACGGGATCCACGCACCCAGAAGATCGCGATCTGCTCGGCCGTCAGCGTCGCCGTCCTTTGGGGCTTCTTCGTCGCCGACTTCCTGCCCTTCGGGTATCGACGTCGCGCCGCCGAGGTGACCCGGTTGCGCGGCGAGTACGAGAGCGTGGCGGCGGAGCTGGAGAAGGCGCGGCGCACCGTCGCCACCTTGCCGCAGCTGGAGCGCGAACACGCCGAGCTGCAACGGCGCTGGGAAGAGGCGCAGCAGTTGCTGCCCACGGACAAGGAGATGGCGCGGCTGCTCATGCAGATCACCCAGGCCGGCGAGGAAGTGGGGGTCGAGTTCGAGTTGTTCAAGCCCGGGTCGCCGCGGCCGCAGGAGTTCTTCAACGAGAACCCGGTGGAAATGCAAGTGGCCTGCGGCTACCACCAGCTCGGCGTGTTTCTGTCGCGGCTGGCGAACCTGTCGCGCTTGGTCAATGTGTCTGAGCTCCACCTCAAGGGCCACGATTCGAAGACGCGCGAGCAGCTGAAGAGCACGGGGCGCGAGGACGAGACCCTGATCGCCACTTTCATGGCGACGGCGTACTCGCTCCGCGACATGAGCGCCGAACCGGTGGCGGCGGCGCCGGCGACGGGCGGACGCAACGGCAAGGCCGTGACGCCCACGGAAGACGCGGCGCCGAAGGCGGCGCGCAAGGGACGCCCTACTCGCGCCGTGGGTCCGGCGAAGAACGCCGCGGCCGCCGCCTCGAAGAGGGGGAAGTAG